The following is a genomic window from Desulfobulbaceae bacterium.
AGGGATTTAAGACAAGAAAGAAGAAAAATTCTGATAAATTTATCGTTACTAAAAGGGCCTAATCAGTAGGAGGAAAAGAAATGGCGCGTTCAATAAAAAAAGGACCCTTTGTTGATTCCCATCTGCACGAAAAAGTTGTTAAGGCGAAAGAGACAAATTCTCGGAAGGTAATTAAAACATGGTCTCGTCGATCAGACATCATCCCTGATATGATTGGATTATCATTTGCCGTGCACAACGGGAGGAAATTTATCCCCGTTTTTGTTTCAGAAAACATGGTTGGCGGAAAACTTGGTGAGTATGCTCCAACTCGGACTTTTTTTGGTCATGCCGGCGGGAAGAAGGGAAAAAAATAATTAACTATTCCATGTTTTACGAATTATTTCGGAATGCCGATTGTTAATAGACAAACGGATAACCCGGAAACGCTAAATAAGGAGCAGGTACAGATGGAAGCAAAAGCAGTTTTACGAAACTGTCGGATATCTCCGCAAAAGGCCAGGCTTATTGCAAATCTGGTTAGAGGGGTACATGTTGAGGCAGCGATTAATTCACTTCGGTTTATGCCCCAGAAAGGTGCTGCGATAATTCGAAAGGTATTAGAGTCAGCAGTTGCTAATGCTAAACAGAATGATTCGATAGATGTCGACACGTTATACATAAGAACTATATTCGTCGATGGCGGTCCGATGCTTAAAAGGATTATGCCTAGAGCAATGGGGAGGGCTAACCGTATTCTTAAGAGGTCTAGCCATATAACCATTGTTGTTGATGAACAATAATTCTATTAATAACTAATTTAAACATATTGTGATGGAGGAAGGATTTGGGCCAGAAAGTTAATCCAATTGGTTTGCGCCTTAATATAATTCGTTCATGGGAATCTACTTGGTATGCAGGGAAAGACTATTCAAAGTTTTTACTTGAAGATCATACTTTAAGAAAATTTCTCAAAAAACGTCTTTATCATGCAGGGCTCTCAAGGGTGCAGATAGCAAGGACCGGAGACAAGATACGCATTAAGCTCTTCACAGCCCGCCCAGGTATTGTAATTGGCAAAAAAGGAGCTGAAATAGAGACGCTTAAGGCTGAATTGGAGAAACTGACTAGCCGAACCTGCGTTTTGGATATTCAGGAGGTAAGACGTCCTGAGGCCGATGCACAGCTTGTTGCTGAAAATGTTGCAATGCAGCTTGAGCGAAGGGTCGCTTTCCGTCGAGCAATGAAAAAGGCTGTTAATATGGCCTTGAAGTTTGGAGCAAAAGGTATTAAGATATCCTGCTCTGGTCGATTAGGTGGAGCAGAGATTGCTCGGAATGAATGGTACAGAGAAGGACGTGTCCCACTTCATACTTTAAGGGCAAATATAGATTATGGTTTGGCTGAGTCACTAACAACTTTTGGTATCATAGGCGTTAAAGTCTGGATATTTAAAGGTGAAGTACTTAGCGACGCAGAGAATGTAATTTAAAAATAGGATAAGACAATGCTGAGTCCTAAGAAAGTCAAACATCGTAAGCAGTTTAAGGGTCATATGCGTGGTGAAGCCCAGCGAGGCTCGACCATCGAGTTCGGTGAATTTGCTCTTAAAGCCACTGAGTGCGGAAAACTGACATCACAAATGATAGAAGCCGGTCGTGTAGCCATTAACCGCAAGATAAAACGTGGCGGTAAAATGTGGGTAAGAATTTTTCCGAATAAACCATTTACCAAAAAACCTGCTGAAACAAGAATGGGTGGAGGTAAAGGAGCACCTGAAGGTTGGGTTGCTGTGATTAAGCCAGGGAAGATTCTCTACGAGATTCAGGGAATTGAGCCTGAAGTTGCCATGGAAGCTTTAACTTTAGCAAGACACAAATTTCCATTTGATACAAAGATTATCACTAAGGAATCAACCTTATGAAGATTTCTGAGATGAAAGAACTAACTGAAGGTGAAATTGCGGCTAAGGTTATCGCGATGGAAA
Proteins encoded in this region:
- the rplP gene encoding 50S ribosomal protein L16; translation: MLSPKKVKHRKQFKGHMRGEAQRGSTIEFGEFALKATECGKLTSQMIEAGRVAINRKIKRGGKMWVRIFPNKPFTKKPAETRMGGGKGAPEGWVAVIKPGKILYEIQGIEPEVAMEALTLARHKFPFDTKIITKESTL
- the rpsC gene encoding 30S ribosomal protein S3; the protein is MGQKVNPIGLRLNIIRSWESTWYAGKDYSKFLLEDHTLRKFLKKRLYHAGLSRVQIARTGDKIRIKLFTARPGIVIGKKGAEIETLKAELEKLTSRTCVLDIQEVRRPEADAQLVAENVAMQLERRVAFRRAMKKAVNMALKFGAKGIKISCSGRLGGAEIARNEWYREGRVPLHTLRANIDYGLAESLTTFGIIGVKVWIFKGEVLSDAENVI
- a CDS encoding 50S ribosomal protein L22, whose translation is MEAKAVLRNCRISPQKARLIANLVRGVHVEAAINSLRFMPQKGAAIIRKVLESAVANAKQNDSIDVDTLYIRTIFVDGGPMLKRIMPRAMGRANRILKRSSHITIVVDEQ
- the rpsS gene encoding 30S ribosomal protein S19: MARSIKKGPFVDSHLHEKVVKAKETNSRKVIKTWSRRSDIIPDMIGLSFAVHNGRKFIPVFVSENMVGGKLGEYAPTRTFFGHAGGKKGKK